A window of the candidate division KSB1 bacterium genome harbors these coding sequences:
- a CDS encoding P1 family peptidase, with amino-acid sequence MQGVEALAYSAAQQERPRARDVGVCIGLLPPGKWNAITDVEGVRVGHYTLVEGDSVRTGVTVILPHAGNLFMERVPAAVSVGNAFGKLTGFTQVEELGELETPIALVNTLSVPVAATALIDYTLRMPGNQNVRSVNPVVGETNDGWLNDIAGRRLRVEEVFRALELAQSGPVEEGSVGAGTGTVCFGFKGGIGTSSRVLPKSRGGYTVGVLVQTNFDGILQINGAPVGRELGRFPMREELQPPEQGSCMIVVATDAPLLSRNLKRLAKRALFGLAHTGGYCSNGSGDYVIAFSTSPAVRIRPKPEGGLHQFRELPNSALSPLFLAVVEATEEAILNSLFRATPVRGKDGHQAEALPVEKIVEICRKYNVLNWTTELPVGRRP; translated from the coding sequence ATGCAAGGAGTGGAGGCGCTGGCATACAGCGCTGCCCAGCAAGAGCGTCCTCGCGCACGGGATGTGGGCGTGTGCATCGGGCTCTTGCCGCCGGGAAAGTGGAACGCCATCACCGACGTCGAGGGAGTGAGGGTTGGCCACTATACGCTCGTCGAAGGGGATAGCGTGCGCACCGGTGTCACAGTGATTCTTCCCCATGCAGGCAATCTCTTCATGGAGCGCGTACCTGCGGCGGTGAGCGTCGGCAATGCCTTTGGCAAGCTGACCGGCTTCACCCAGGTGGAAGAATTGGGGGAGTTGGAGACACCCATCGCGCTGGTGAACACGCTGAGCGTCCCGGTAGCGGCAACAGCTCTGATCGACTACACGCTGCGCATGCCGGGAAATCAGAACGTACGTTCGGTGAACCCTGTGGTGGGCGAGACCAACGATGGTTGGCTCAACGATATCGCCGGGCGGCGCCTTCGCGTGGAGGAGGTGTTCAGGGCCTTGGAGTTAGCGCAGTCTGGTCCCGTGGAAGAAGGTAGTGTCGGCGCGGGCACAGGCACGGTCTGTTTCGGGTTCAAGGGGGGTATCGGCACCTCTTCGCGCGTGCTGCCCAAGAGTCGCGGTGGCTACACGGTAGGGGTGCTGGTGCAGACCAATTTCGACGGCATCCTGCAGATCAACGGCGCTCCGGTGGGCAGAGAGCTGGGGCGGTTTCCCATGCGAGAAGAACTGCAACCGCCGGAGCAGGGCTCGTGCATGATCGTCGTCGCCACGGACGCCCCGCTGCTCAGCCGTAACCTGAAACGATTGGCCAAGCGCGCGCTCTTCGGACTTGCCCACACAGGCGGCTACTGCTCCAATGGCAGCGGTGACTATGTCATCGCCTTCTCTACCAGTCCGGCAGTGCGCATTCGCCCCAAACCTGAGGGCGGCCTCCACCAGTTCCGCGAGTTGCCAAATAGCGCACTCTCCCCTCTCTTCTTAGCGGTGGTCGAAGCCACCGAAGAAGCGATCCTCAACTCTCTCTTTCGCGCCACGCCGGTTCGGGGAAAGGACGGCCACCAGGCCGAGGCTTTGCCTGTGGAGAAAATTGTGGAGATCTGCAGGAAATACAATGTGCTCAACTGGACCACAGAGCTACCAGTTGGCAGGCGGCCATAG
- a CDS encoding DUF2905 domain-containing protein has translation MDLNPIARVLLLFGLFLAGVGVVLLLARQVPFLGRLPGDILVQRKNFTFYFPIATCVVLSLVLSLILYLFSRR, from the coding sequence ATGGACCTCAACCCAATAGCGCGCGTGCTGCTCCTCTTCGGCCTCTTCCTCGCTGGGGTAGGCGTGGTGCTGCTGCTCGCCCGACAGGTTCCGTTCTTGGGGCGATTGCCTGGCGACATTCTCGTGCAACGCAAGAATTTCACTTTCTATTTTCCAATCGCCACGTGTGTCGTGCTCAGCCTTGTTCTGAGCCTCATCCTCTATCTGTTCAGCAGGCGGTGA